GCCATTATATTGTTTTTGTTGTCTCTAACCAACCATAAAGTAAAGTGTCCATTTTGTAACATTTGGTTTTTGGAAGGCAAAATATGCTTTTCCACATCTATGTCAAGAGGGTGTCCCCATAATGGATGATCTTGGTAGATCTTCTTAGCAAAAAGTATGAATTCCTCTACCTTCTTTAGATCCGTTGGATCAATAGACTCGATCGTAAATATATGTTTCATGATCAATTCATCGCAAATAATAAAAAACTTCTTAAAAGATAAAAGACTCTGCATTTATAGATGCAAAGTCTTTTAGTTTAAAAAGAAAATGAGAGATTATGCCTCAGCTTCTTCTCTTGCTGTTTCTCCGTTTGAAAAGTATGGGAAAACATCCATAATTGGACTTTCTGCAACGTTAGGGATTTCAAAATCCACTGTCATACCTTCCATTCCTGATTCAACACGCTCAAAAGCTTGTTTTACATCATTCGCAAGAACCAATACGTGTTGAGAAACTTTTTTCTCTTTTCCGCTATCCTCGTCCACTGAGATAAAAGTAACTTTAGCTTTGAACCAACGATCTCCATCTTCTGTTGGAATGATCTCTGCAATATTGGTTTTTGCGATTTTTGTTACAGTGAACTCACCGCTTATCATTTGTTCAAGCTCTTTATAGATACGACTTTCAGCTTCTGTAAAAGAAACAGCATCAATAAGATATGCTTCATTTACTTTCTTTTCACGTCCAGTCTCGTCTATTTTTACGTATTTAGCTCTACATTCAAACCAAGTATTCATCTGATATTATTTTATATATAAATTATGACTTAATATTTACGTATTATTTTTAGAAGAACAATAGACATAACCAAATCATATCCATTATTTCAATAGAGTTTTCCTCTTGTAAAGGTACAAATATAAGATAAAAAATGAAGAACAAAACCTACAATTATACTATATGATTCAAAGATTATGTTACTGTAATAATTCTTTATTTTGTCTACAAAATAGATAAAAAAGTTGATAAAATAAATAACCTTTGATATAAGTAGGAAAAACAAAAAAGCATATTTCAACGAATGTATGTAACGGATAAAATCATAGGATGTGTTTTCATATACAAAATATATTATTTTTTATTGCTTCATATCATTTTTGGACATCTCTTTTATATGGTTTGACTGATTTAAAATAAGGTGGAAAAACGATAGTGTTTACTCTCTAGTGTTTTTGGTAAAATGAGGAACTGTTGTCAACAAGATTGGTGAATATCATTTTGTGTAATAAAATATTCATTTTGTCTATTTTTCATCGTCTTATAATGAGACATTTTTGTTTCAATGAATGCCCTACATAATAAGTAACCACGAGTGATACATACTTCTTACTTGTTGAGTAGGGAATAGCAAGCGATAAAAATCGTATCCAATATCTTCAACAACTAACTTTATTTGTATGAATATCAAAAAAACTAGAAAGTTTATACTTTCATTTTTATTAATTTTTAGCTTCTCTATTCCGATATGTATTGCAGATCGTATTCAGGTTATTGACACCAAAACAGATGGACAACGAGATCCTGTAGGTATAGATAGCACTGCTCCTATATTCTCATGGAAAATGAGGTCGAAACAGAGAGGAAAGAAGCAGCAAGGCTACCAAATACAGGTCCGATCTGCAGAGGATGAAATATTATGGGATAGTGGTAAGGTTCTATCCGATAATAATATACGGGTAAAATATAATGGTTTGAACTTACGTTACAATCACCAATATTGTTGGCGAGTTAGAGTTTGGGATAATGATAATAAAAAGAGCTCTTGGAGTAAATATAGCTATTTTCATACAGGGATAATGATGGAGAGTC
The Prolixibacteraceae bacterium DNA segment above includes these coding regions:
- a CDS encoding DUF4494 domain-containing protein; protein product: MNTWFECRAKYVKIDETGREKKVNEAYLIDAVSFTEAESRIYKELEQMISGEFTVTKIAKTNIAEIIPTEDGDRWFKAKVTFISVDEDSGKEKKVSQHVLVLANDVKQAFERVESGMEGMTVDFEIPNVAESPIMDVFPYFSNGETAREEAEA